The following coding sequences lie in one Flagellimonas eckloniae genomic window:
- a CDS encoding alginate lyase family protein, whose translation MYINSFKLAVLVIFFVKAHTFGQDFTAENKNDPKENHVPKTNTIPVISSTLTSLNYDNLLLVKQAIKNESETYLPAYEKLLEAADNALEEGPFSVIQKKKVAASGDKHDYLSLAPYWWPDPEKTDGLPWIRKDGEVNPVTRGENVDKTAKNKMFNNVSSLSLAYFFSDDEKYADKIKKLLKVWFVDEATRMNPNLNHAQGIPGENTGRGFGIIEFSGVVNILTAIEILQLNQLLEPDLDSAIKQWMDEYLKWLQTSEFGLFEKSRTNNHGTLYDVQEVALLLFFDKTAEAKAVLENVFEKRIAEHIEADGSQPNELKRTKALTYSILNLSGLTKLAFYGRKEGVNVDLWNQKSPDGDMQKAYDYLYPYLNKENSWPYEQLGDMDKAIERLRRMFVTSGSMLSIEKYCQIASELKGSDNLQQLTHPCLP comes from the coding sequence ATGTATATCAACTCATTTAAATTAGCGGTTTTAGTTATCTTTTTTGTAAAGGCCCATACTTTTGGGCAGGATTTTACAGCAGAAAATAAAAATGATCCCAAAGAAAACCATGTTCCGAAAACAAATACCATACCTGTTATAAGTAGTACATTGACCAGCCTCAACTACGACAATTTATTGTTGGTGAAACAAGCAATAAAAAATGAATCGGAAACGTATCTGCCAGCCTACGAAAAATTGCTTGAAGCTGCGGATAATGCATTAGAAGAAGGTCCATTTTCTGTAATACAAAAAAAGAAAGTGGCAGCCAGTGGCGATAAGCATGATTATTTGAGCTTGGCACCATATTGGTGGCCAGATCCAGAAAAAACGGACGGACTTCCATGGATAAGAAAAGATGGTGAAGTCAACCCGGTCACTAGAGGGGAGAATGTAGATAAAACTGCCAAAAACAAAATGTTCAATAACGTAAGTAGCCTTTCATTAGCATACTTCTTTTCTGATGATGAAAAATATGCCGATAAAATTAAAAAACTTCTAAAGGTCTGGTTTGTGGATGAGGCCACTAGAATGAACCCCAATTTAAATCACGCCCAAGGCATACCCGGCGAGAATACGGGAAGGGGTTTTGGCATCATAGAATTCTCAGGTGTCGTTAATATCCTGACTGCCATAGAAATTTTGCAACTAAATCAATTGCTAGAACCTGATTTGGACAGTGCTATTAAACAGTGGATGGACGAGTATCTCAAATGGCTACAGACCAGCGAATTTGGACTTTTTGAAAAATCTAGAACCAATAATCACGGTACATTATACGACGTCCAAGAAGTAGCGCTGTTGTTATTCTTCGATAAAACAGCTGAAGCAAAGGCAGTTTTGGAAAATGTTTTTGAAAAAAGAATTGCCGAGCATATCGAAGCTGATGGGAGTCAACCTAATGAGCTTAAGCGAACAAAGGCGCTTACTTATAGCATTCTAAATCTATCAGGACTTACAAAACTTGCATTTTATGGAAGAAAAGAGGGAGTCAATGTAGATTTATGGAACCAAAAATCACCTGATGGGGATATGCAAAAAGCATATGACTATCTTTATCCATACTTAAATAAAGAAAACAGTTGGCCTTACGAACAGCTAGGTGATATGGACAAAGCCATAGAACGATTACGAAGAATGTTCGTAACTTCAGGGAGTATGCTGAGTATTGAAAAATACTGCCAAATAGCTTCTGAACTTAAAGGAAGTGATAACTTACAACAACTTACACATCCTTGTTTACCGTAA
- a CDS encoding T9SS type A sorting domain-containing protein: protein MKRITFRYAAWSVLAFLCIEMSMAQVLWYGDPNEDVRTVFRRLDPDGNSNPSGSQCVDDSNNPPTVSTPTDSDFGKYWRITKPTSRKRAEFARTNGFIPQEGQTYYIGWRWRINSTPNLNDGIAVFQWKTDPGGNTNSNKQNYAFNMGYDGNELSINAYGPAEPNWNRPGSINQRKTTIWKKNVSENSWVSLVFRVKVDRDFDNSNNRYNGFIEFWFNGSKQTLMNSDFDEYQVVLANDNKRAYHRTNDGSEVYMKWGSYNENACDYRILTDFDDMRVAETYSEARPEPAGSTGGSSIEGTYRFKNVATGLYMDSNGATVASSSSPSGSDRLWRVVESAPGLYNIDSEFSGGRGVLDTNGNGVVVGSNIEPVVTTDDKEWSVESVSGNIYRFKNNFTGRGYLAVNTSTGIVEYTNTWNGARAQWTLESVSTNLTTQLLIPEDLEEVASDSKLYPNPVSYSLRIDTLEEMNTINVYDLSGRKVKSEHIEGNSTYSQLDVSALSKGIYVLEIIGKNETVRKKFVKE from the coding sequence ATGAAAAGAATTACTTTCCGTTATGCGGCTTGGTCCGTACTCGCTTTTTTATGTATAGAGATGTCTATGGCTCAAGTACTTTGGTACGGTGACCCAAATGAAGATGTACGAACAGTGTTTAGAAGATTAGATCCCGATGGAAATAGCAATCCATCCGGTAGCCAGTGTGTTGATGACTCCAACAATCCACCTACCGTATCCACTCCAACCGATTCCGATTTTGGTAAATACTGGCGGATTACAAAGCCAACATCCAGAAAAAGGGCTGAATTTGCACGTACCAACGGTTTTATACCGCAAGAAGGCCAGACATATTATATCGGATGGCGATGGAGAATTAATTCAACCCCAAATTTGAATGATGGGATAGCCGTATTTCAATGGAAAACTGACCCGGGAGGGAATACAAACTCCAATAAACAAAACTATGCGTTCAATATGGGCTATGATGGCAATGAACTGTCCATTAATGCTTATGGGCCCGCAGAACCCAACTGGAACAGACCAGGGTCTATAAACCAAAGAAAAACAACCATTTGGAAAAAAAACGTTTCCGAAAATAGTTGGGTAAGTTTGGTGTTTAGAGTCAAGGTAGATCGAGATTTCGATAATTCCAACAACAGATACAACGGTTTTATAGAATTTTGGTTCAACGGTTCAAAGCAAACCTTGATGAATTCTGATTTTGATGAATATCAAGTAGTATTGGCAAATGATAATAAAAGGGCATATCACAGAACCAATGATGGGTCTGAAGTCTACATGAAGTGGGGCTCTTACAATGAAAATGCTTGTGACTATCGCATTCTGACAGATTTTGACGACATGCGGGTGGCAGAAACATACAGTGAGGCTAGACCAGAGCCCGCTGGTAGTACTGGTGGTTCTTCAATAGAGGGCACCTATCGGTTTAAAAATGTGGCTACCGGACTATATATGGATTCGAATGGGGCAACTGTGGCTTCGAGCAGCTCTCCTAGCGGGAGTGATAGGCTTTGGAGAGTGGTAGAATCGGCACCAGGCTTATACAATATAGATTCAGAATTTTCAGGGGGTAGAGGAGTTTTGGATACAAATGGAAATGGTGTAGTTGTTGGTAGTAACATAGAACCGGTGGTTACTACGGATGATAAAGAATGGAGTGTTGAATCAGTTAGTGGAAACATCTACAGGTTTAAAAACAATTTTACTGGAAGAGGTTATTTAGCAGTAAATACTTCAACAGGTATTGTTGAGTACACAAATACCTGGAATGGTGCACGAGCACAATGGACTTTGGAATCAGTAAGTACTAATCTTACAACACAACTTTTAATACCGGAAGATTTAGAGGAAGTAGCATCAGATTCTAAGTTATATCCAAATCCTGTAAGTTACTCGTTACGAATTGATACCCTAGAGGAAATGAATACAATCAATGTGTATGATTTATCAGGTCGTAAGGTTAAGTCAGAGCATATTGAAGGTAATAGCACTTATTCCCAACTTGATGTAAGTGCATTATCAAAAGGAATATATGTTTTGGAAATCATAGGCAAGAACGAAACCGTGAGGAAAAAATTTGTGAAAGAATAA
- a CDS encoding glycoside hydrolase family 88/105 protein, with the protein MKSKLSQKLQRKGIALILFLACSNLFAQNTLDKVQIEKAMVKALEWQEAHPIFALAPTDWTNGAYYVGVSKAHQATKNPIFLAALKTMGYYNEWKPLYRTYHADDVAISYMYLYANATRKNLVDLGPTKVFLDTHLYEPNSWKDGTDKKKEKKILWWWCDALFMAPPVITVYAKQTGEQKYLDAMHKYYMETYDLLYDKEEKLFARDTRFQWGVNDEDLKEPNGKKIFWARGNGWVLSGLALILTDLPKEYEHYDFYLNLYKEMASRIASLQQDDGLWRTSLLSPESFDHGEVSASGFYTYALAWGVNNGILDETKYTPEVKKAWKALVACQHENGMVGWVQDIGASPEPATKDSWQNYGTGAFLLAGSELLKLE; encoded by the coding sequence ATGAAAAGCAAACTATCACAAAAATTACAACGCAAAGGCATAGCACTAATTTTGTTTTTAGCCTGTTCGAACCTCTTCGCACAAAATACTTTGGATAAGGTGCAAATTGAAAAAGCCATGGTAAAAGCCTTAGAATGGCAAGAAGCACATCCAATTTTTGCATTGGCGCCAACAGACTGGACCAACGGAGCATATTATGTTGGGGTAAGTAAAGCCCATCAGGCAACAAAGAATCCCATTTTTTTAGCTGCTTTAAAAACGATGGGGTATTACAATGAATGGAAACCACTATACCGCACATATCATGCTGATGATGTCGCCATTTCGTATATGTACCTCTATGCCAATGCTACAAGGAAGAACTTAGTCGACCTTGGACCAACAAAAGTATTTTTGGACACTCACCTCTACGAACCAAACTCATGGAAAGACGGGACGGACAAGAAAAAAGAGAAAAAAATTCTTTGGTGGTGGTGCGATGCGCTCTTTATGGCTCCGCCTGTAATTACGGTTTATGCCAAACAAACTGGAGAACAAAAATACTTAGATGCCATGCACAAGTATTACATGGAAACCTATGACCTATTATACGATAAAGAGGAAAAACTTTTTGCCAGAGATACCCGTTTTCAATGGGGTGTAAATGATGAGGATTTAAAAGAACCAAATGGCAAGAAAATATTCTGGGCCCGAGGAAATGGATGGGTACTTAGTGGCCTAGCTTTAATACTAACCGATTTACCAAAAGAGTATGAGCATTATGATTTCTACCTGAATCTTTACAAGGAAATGGCATCCCGAATAGCTTCTTTACAACAAGATGATGGATTATGGCGAACCAGTCTGTTGTCTCCCGAATCATTTGACCATGGTGAAGTAAGTGCAAGTGGGTTTTACACCTATGCTTTGGCATGGGGGGTGAACAATGGCATTCTTGATGAAACCAAATATACCCCGGAGGTAAAAAAAGCCTGGAAGGCTTTAGTGGCATGTCAGCATGAAAATGGTATGGTTGGTTGGGTACAGGATATAGGCGCTAGTCCAGAACCTGCAACCAAGGATAGCTGGCAAAACTATGGTACTGGAGCTTTTTTATTGGCAGGAAGTGAGTTATTAAAACTAGAATAG
- a CDS encoding acetolactate decarboxylase, whose protein sequence is MRFLSGCSIVFLLLCFFGCNEQKPTAKKIDEKQDSSERAVMVNDTYYHYSIWWAFVNKVFDADLSVATLKTKGDTGLGSFNLLDGEMVMIDGIAYRVREDGSISEGADSDTIVYANAAFFNEEITIELKNQPTTDIELLKSNLLETIPSKNFFYVFKINGVFNYMKCGGLKKQEPPFDEGLDVLIPNRPIFEGNDVSGTIVGFYCPDFIGNINVKGFHFHFISDDKKLGGHVMDFKSSNILNVGIDKKTDYHFVLPDNTDFENVSLEKEFQYKKN, encoded by the coding sequence ATGAGGTTTTTAAGTGGATGTAGTATTGTATTTCTTTTATTGTGCTTTTTTGGATGCAATGAGCAAAAACCCACTGCAAAAAAAATTGATGAAAAACAAGATAGTAGTGAAAGGGCCGTAATGGTAAACGACACCTATTACCATTACAGTATTTGGTGGGCTTTTGTCAATAAGGTTTTTGATGCGGACCTTTCTGTGGCAACCTTAAAAACGAAGGGGGACACAGGACTTGGCTCCTTTAACCTACTTGATGGTGAAATGGTGATGATTGATGGAATCGCTTATCGTGTTCGAGAAGATGGTTCCATTAGTGAAGGAGCAGATTCGGATACCATCGTATACGCAAACGCCGCTTTTTTCAATGAAGAAATCACGATTGAATTAAAAAATCAACCGACCACTGACATCGAGCTTTTAAAATCAAATCTTTTAGAGACCATCCCCTCAAAGAATTTCTTCTACGTATTCAAAATTAATGGAGTTTTTAACTACATGAAATGTGGTGGACTCAAAAAGCAAGAACCTCCCTTTGACGAAGGACTTGACGTGCTTATCCCCAATAGGCCTATTTTTGAAGGCAATGACGTTTCTGGAACCATTGTTGGTTTTTATTGCCCTGATTTCATCGGAAATATCAACGTAAAAGGATTTCATTTTCATTTTATTTCTGACGATAAAAAGCTTGGTGGCCATGTTATGGATTTTAAATCCTCCAATATCCTAAACGTTGGTATTGATAAAAAGACCGATTACCATTTTGTGCTTCCGGATAATACTGACTTTGAAAATGTGAGTTTGGAAAAAGAATTCCAATACAAGAAGAACTAA
- the rhaM gene encoding L-rhamnose mutarotase encodes MQRLAFKMKLNPGQKDVYIKRHKELWPELKKILKDSGVSEYSIFLDEETHTLFAFQKVSGQGGSQELSNNPIVKKWWAFMADIMETNPDNSPISHPLEEVFYMK; translated from the coding sequence ATGCAACGACTAGCCTTTAAAATGAAATTAAATCCTGGTCAAAAAGATGTTTATATAAAAAGACACAAAGAATTGTGGCCAGAGTTAAAAAAAATTCTTAAGGATTCAGGAGTAAGTGAGTATTCTATTTTTTTGGATGAAGAAACTCATACACTCTTTGCCTTTCAAAAGGTTTCAGGTCAAGGGGGATCACAGGAACTTTCAAACAATCCCATCGTAAAAAAATGGTGGGCTTTTATGGCGGACATTATGGAAACCAATCCGGATAACTCACCAATTTCCCATCCGTTAGAAGAGGTTTTCTATATGAAGTGA
- a CDS encoding Gfo/Idh/MocA family protein, with amino-acid sequence MKKQEKTNSNTKASISRRKFIRNTALTAGLISIVPRHVLGRGFTAPNDKINLGYIGLGKQGGILANKFLSNTQAQIVAGTDVWTPKQEWFKELVEGYYAEKRNVSGYKGVTTYLNYEELLQQKGLDAVVISTPDHWHAKQAIDSMKLGKDVYCEKPMTNTIKDGRDMVDALQKYDSVLQVGSMQRSWAKFKKAHEIVSSGKLGEIKKILVNVGDPYRTYDLPAEPTPEGIDWNLWCGPAPLLTYHHTIAPEAVKSYPDWREFREIGGGRLADWGTHMFDIAQWCLGMDNTGPVSFIPPKDPNAVRGLQMFYENGVELVHEDFGRSWAVRFIGSEGTLDVSRSFIETTPKNILMPNGSDPKGLFNDQGNHYQNWLDTIKSRKQPICDVETGHRSASICHIANIAYELNRPLQWNPYKEKFVGDSEANKMRKRKKRKY; translated from the coding sequence ATGAAAAAACAGGAGAAAACCAATAGCAATACCAAGGCATCCATCTCCCGGAGAAAATTCATCAGAAATACTGCGTTGACCGCAGGTCTAATTTCTATTGTACCAAGACATGTTTTAGGTAGGGGCTTTACAGCTCCAAACGACAAAATCAATTTGGGATACATTGGCCTCGGGAAACAAGGGGGAATCCTCGCCAACAAGTTTCTGAGCAATACCCAAGCACAAATTGTTGCTGGTACCGATGTGTGGACACCAAAACAAGAGTGGTTCAAAGAATTGGTCGAGGGCTATTATGCAGAAAAAAGAAACGTTTCAGGCTATAAAGGAGTAACTACTTATTTGAACTATGAAGAGCTTTTGCAGCAAAAGGGTTTAGATGCTGTAGTTATTTCCACTCCAGACCACTGGCATGCCAAACAAGCCATTGATTCCATGAAATTAGGGAAAGATGTGTATTGTGAAAAACCCATGACCAATACCATTAAAGATGGTAGGGACATGGTGGATGCACTACAAAAATATGATAGTGTACTACAGGTTGGCAGTATGCAACGATCATGGGCAAAATTTAAAAAAGCCCATGAAATAGTATCCTCTGGAAAACTGGGAGAAATTAAAAAAATATTGGTCAATGTTGGAGATCCCTATCGTACTTATGACTTACCCGCAGAACCCACGCCAGAAGGGATAGATTGGAATTTATGGTGTGGGCCGGCACCACTGCTGACCTATCATCATACCATTGCTCCTGAAGCCGTGAAGTCCTACCCGGATTGGCGGGAGTTTAGAGAGATTGGTGGTGGAAGGCTAGCAGATTGGGGCACGCACATGTTCGATATTGCCCAATGGTGTTTAGGCATGGACAACACGGGTCCAGTATCTTTTATTCCTCCCAAAGACCCTAATGCAGTAAGGGGTTTGCAAATGTTCTATGAAAATGGTGTAGAACTAGTGCATGAAGATTTTGGCAGAAGCTGGGCCGTTCGTTTTATAGGTAGCGAAGGAACTTTGGATGTGAGCAGAAGCTTTATCGAAACTACGCCTAAGAACATACTAATGCCCAATGGAAGTGACCCTAAAGGCTTGTTTAATGACCAAGGTAATCATTATCAAAACTGGTTAGATACCATCAAAAGCAGGAAACAGCCCATATGTGACGTGGAAACAGGACATCGTTCTGCATCCATTTGCCATATTGCCAATATCGCTTATGAACTCAATAGACCGTTACAATGGAATCCATACAAAGAGAAGTTTGTTGGAGATTCTGAAGCGAATAAAATGAGAAAACGTAAAAAAAGAAAGTATTGA
- a CDS encoding carbohydrate-binding family 6 protein yields MDDAKVSFGIEHIQEALSDRGLKNLIQKEKKGTITFVLDSVHTTIKSEGFEIKKENDAIEIIAIDTEGLMYGGLELAEQIKLYGIERIQPLLKNPYMEMRGPKFNIPLDVRTPSYSDASDTGQQNIETMWDFDFWKDYIDTMARYRYNYISLWSLHPFPSLVKVPGYEDIALDDVKRSTGKWKELYNLNGIGMDAPHILDSTETLKKISIEEKITFWKKVMTYGKQRNIDFHIITWNIFDYGTGGKYGITDDINNEITQDYFRKSIKQLFVTYPDLAGIGLTTGENMKNNGKRTNAKEREDWAYKTYAKGILDAAKEMSDRQFTFIHRQHQTGAKEIAKKFKPVLSADNVEFLYCFKYAKAHVYSAMEQPYHEQDNFVADIEGMKTIWGLRNDDTYYFRWGAPDFVRGFINKIPHEVAKGIYFGSDQWIWGRDFLTKDPELFGQLEIQKHWYQWLLWGRLSYDPEIGNERFTALIANRFPNTDAKKLQKAWQQASMIYPVTTGFHWGSLDFQWYIEACISHPKPASNKTGFHDVNRFISLGVHPKSGNQSIPDYVKMKVKDSTSTRTSPLQVSKKLHQLSDSALLNLETLNTGNNIELSHTLNDIETISYLGKYYAHKIAGATQVALYRETKNRQYQKKAVNELTKALGFWKKYVSQALKQNKNPLWTNRVGHVDWMEITKWVEQDIEIAKQNQ; encoded by the coding sequence TTGGATGATGCTAAAGTAAGTTTCGGAATTGAACACATTCAAGAAGCTTTATCAGATAGGGGATTGAAAAATTTAATTCAAAAGGAAAAGAAAGGCACCATAACCTTTGTTTTAGATAGTGTCCATACCACAATTAAATCTGAGGGCTTTGAAATCAAAAAAGAGAACGATGCAATAGAGATTATTGCGATTGATACCGAAGGGTTAATGTATGGCGGTCTGGAACTCGCCGAACAAATAAAACTATATGGGATTGAAAGGATACAACCTTTGCTCAAGAACCCATATATGGAAATGCGAGGGCCTAAGTTCAATATCCCATTGGATGTTCGTACCCCTAGCTATTCTGATGCAAGTGACACCGGACAACAGAATATTGAAACCATGTGGGACTTTGATTTTTGGAAAGATTACATCGATACCATGGCACGCTATCGTTATAACTACATTTCACTTTGGAGTCTTCATCCTTTCCCTTCTTTGGTAAAAGTACCCGGTTATGAAGATATCGCCTTAGACGATGTAAAACGCTCCACCGGCAAATGGAAAGAACTTTATAACCTCAACGGTATAGGTATGGACGCCCCACATATACTAGACAGTACCGAAACCCTCAAAAAAATTTCCATTGAAGAAAAAATAACATTTTGGAAAAAAGTAATGACCTACGGAAAACAGCGCAATATCGATTTTCATATTATCACTTGGAACATTTTTGACTATGGCACAGGGGGAAAGTATGGCATTACAGATGATATAAATAACGAAATTACCCAAGACTATTTTCGGAAAAGTATAAAACAACTGTTTGTCACCTATCCTGATTTAGCCGGTATCGGTTTGACCACTGGTGAAAACATGAAGAACAATGGCAAACGCACAAATGCCAAAGAACGTGAAGATTGGGCTTATAAAACCTATGCCAAAGGTATTTTGGACGCTGCAAAAGAGATGTCCGACCGGCAATTCACCTTTATACACAGACAGCACCAGACAGGAGCCAAAGAGATTGCAAAAAAGTTCAAACCGGTACTGAGTGCAGATAATGTCGAGTTCTTATATTGTTTTAAATATGCAAAGGCACACGTTTACAGTGCTATGGAACAACCGTATCATGAACAGGACAATTTTGTAGCCGATATTGAAGGGATGAAAACCATTTGGGGGCTGCGGAATGATGATACGTACTATTTTCGTTGGGGAGCTCCTGACTTTGTCCGTGGGTTCATTAATAAGATACCACATGAAGTGGCCAAAGGCATTTATTTTGGTTCTGACCAATGGATTTGGGGACGGGATTTCCTCACTAAGGACCCTGAACTGTTCGGTCAATTAGAAATTCAAAAGCATTGGTACCAATGGCTCTTATGGGGCAGATTGAGCTATGATCCTGAAATTGGCAACGAGCGATTTACAGCCTTGATTGCCAATCGTTTTCCAAATACCGACGCGAAAAAACTGCAAAAAGCATGGCAGCAAGCATCTATGATTTATCCAGTTACTACTGGTTTTCATTGGGGAAGTTTGGACTTTCAATGGTACATTGAAGCTTGTATCAGTCATCCAAAACCTGCTAGCAACAAGACTGGATTTCATGACGTAAATCGATTCATCTCTTTGGGCGTGCATCCAAAGTCAGGCAATCAATCCATTCCGGATTATGTTAAAATGAAGGTTAAAGATAGTACGTCCACACGTACGAGTCCGTTACAAGTCTCTAAAAAACTACATCAACTTTCTGATAGTGCGCTATTGAATTTGGAAACGCTCAATACAGGAAACAATATAGAACTATCACATACACTAAACGATATTGAAACGATATCCTATTTAGGCAAATACTACGCGCATAAAATTGCAGGTGCTACACAGGTTGCCCTATATCGAGAAACCAAAAATAGGCAATACCAAAAAAAAGCTGTCAACGAACTAACCAAAGCATTGGGTTTTTGGAAAAAATATGTCAGCCAAGCTTTAAAACAGAATAAAAACCCCTTATGGACCAATAGGGTCGGTCATGTAGACTGGATGGAAATCACAAAATGGGTGGAACAGGATATTGAAATAGCGAAACAAAACCAATAA